From Candidatus Thermoplasmatota archaeon, one genomic window encodes:
- a CDS encoding DUF131 domain-containing protein has product MNYFRLAFIVFVSGIILIALSALISGSISLFLFIPVFYTTGLLGFLGALFIILSLILFVFGFTKGLVYEEEQEITPAGKGEKKLKAGGIVLLGPIPIIFGTDRSLVMILLLLAIILIIAMLALFLMLS; this is encoded by the coding sequence ATGAACTATTTTAGATTAGCGTTTATAGTATTTGTATCGGGAATTATATTGATAGCATTAAGTGCTTTAATAAGTGGAAGTATCTCATTGTTTCTTTTTATACCAGTCTTCTATACTACGGGACTACTTGGATTTCTAGGCGCTCTGTTCATAATTTTAAGTTTAATCTTGTTCGTTTTTGGCTTCACTAAAGGGTTGGTTTATGAAGAAGAGCAGGAAATAACACCTGCGGGTAAAGGAGAGAAGAAGCTCAAGGCTGGCGGAATTGTGTTATTAGGGCCAATACCTATAATATTTGGAACTGATAGAAGTTTGGTAATGATATTACTACTTTTAGCTATAATACTGATTATAGCAATGCTTGCCCTCTTTCTAATGCTCAGCTAA
- a CDS encoding DHH family phosphoesterase, with product MLAKAEKIASYLKAHKEVKLVSHIDADGIASAAIASTALSRANVEHSIEFVKQLDECTIERLKNESQLIWFADLGSGVIEYLEDLRFIITDHHKPSMRKLKGNSLLDFYSAKDELELNPHFFQLDGSTAVSGAGVTYLVARAMSSENLDLAPLAIVGAVGDLQDSAYSKLVGLNRNILEEAKELNLIDSFIDIRYFGRESRPVFKLLEYASDPLLPTLSGREENCIQFLIELGIELKFQEHWRRWIDLNKEEKHKIISELVNLLLSKGFGYRNAKRVVGEVYTLSKEPLGTELHDAKEFATLLNACGRYGKAEIGYKVCLGDRAEYLERSRALLRGHRKTLAESLRFVNESGTVRRDFLQYFHVFDNIGEKIVGIVAGMVLNSGIAQDLPLLAFAQTDDGKQIKASARATRELVAKGIDLAAALTKAAQVVGGVGGGHNIAAGATIPKGSEEEFLNEVERVIKEQLSG from the coding sequence ATGCTTGCCAAAGCAGAGAAGATAGCTTCGTATTTAAAAGCGCATAAAGAAGTAAAACTTGTATCTCATATTGATGCAGATGGTATTGCATCCGCAGCTATTGCTAGTACAGCATTGAGCAGAGCTAATGTTGAGCACAGCATAGAGTTCGTAAAGCAGTTGGATGAGTGTACAATTGAAAGGTTGAAGAACGAAAGCCAGTTGATTTGGTTTGCAGATTTAGGCTCCGGCGTCATAGAATATTTGGAAGACTTGCGTTTTATTATTACAGATCATCATAAGCCCAGTATGCGCAAGCTCAAAGGTAATTCCTTACTTGATTTTTATAGCGCTAAAGATGAGCTTGAACTGAATCCTCATTTTTTCCAGCTTGACGGCTCTACAGCTGTTAGCGGCGCTGGAGTTACATATCTAGTTGCAAGAGCAATGAGCTCAGAAAATTTAGATTTAGCACCTCTTGCTATCGTAGGCGCTGTTGGCGATTTGCAGGACAGCGCTTACTCTAAGCTTGTGGGCTTGAACAGAAATATTCTCGAAGAAGCTAAAGAGCTAAATCTAATAGATTCTTTTATCGATATAAGATATTTCGGTAGAGAGTCTCGTCCTGTATTTAAACTTCTAGAGTACGCGAGCGATCCTTTGCTACCAACACTTTCAGGCAGAGAGGAAAATTGCATTCAGTTCCTTATAGAGCTGGGTATAGAACTGAAATTTCAAGAGCATTGGCGTAGATGGATTGATTTGAATAAAGAAGAGAAGCACAAAATAATTTCAGAGCTCGTTAATTTATTGCTATCAAAAGGTTTTGGATATAGAAATGCAAAGCGCGTTGTAGGCGAAGTTTATACACTGAGTAAAGAGCCTTTGGGCACAGAACTTCATGACGCTAAAGAGTTTGCAACTTTGCTCAACGCTTGCGGAAGATATGGCAAAGCAGAGATAGGATATAAGGTATGTCTTGGTGACAGAGCTGAGTACTTAGAGCGTTCAAGAGCTCTGCTTAGAGGGCATCGTAAAACTTTGGCTGAAAGCTTGCGTTTTGTAAACGAGTCAGGAACTGTTAGAAGAGATTTTCTGCAATATTTTCATGTGTTTGATAATATAGGTGAGAAAATTGTAGGTATAGTAGCAGGTATGGTGCTGAATAGTGGCATAGCGCAAGATTTGCCTTTATTAGCTTTTGCGCAAACTGACGATGGCAAACAAATAAAAGCATCTGCAAGAGCTACAAGAGAACTTGTAGCCAAAGGTATTGATTTAGCAGCAGCTCTGACGAAGGCAGCGCAAGTGGTTGGCGGTGTCGGCGGCGGTCATAATATTGCTGCAGGCGCTACAATACCTAAAGGCAGTGAAGAAGAATTTTTGAATGAAGTTGAAAGAGTAATTAAAGAGCAACTATCTGGATAG
- a CDS encoding CBS domain-containing protein, with amino-acid sequence MLVKDVMTKYVITLAPENTIREASEKLASKNISGAPVVDKNNKVMGILSEADILRVLKTRYSAPNIVFLPTPFDLIEIPFRQAITFAEVKLSLEDISRKKVTEVMTKNPIVIGCNDTVEKAAEIMVERKVNRLPVVENDKLIGIITRGDIIRSFAGK; translated from the coding sequence ATGCTTGTAAAAGATGTAATGACCAAATATGTAATTACCTTAGCTCCTGAGAATACTATTCGAGAGGCTTCTGAAAAGCTGGCTTCAAAAAACATTAGCGGCGCACCTGTTGTTGATAAAAACAATAAAGTTATGGGTATTTTAAGTGAAGCAGATATTCTAAGAGTTTTAAAAACGCGCTACAGCGCTCCCAATATCGTATTTTTACCTACGCCGTTCGATTTAATAGAGATACCTTTTCGTCAGGCTATAACGTTTGCAGAAGTTAAACTCAGTTTAGAAGATATTAGTAGGAAGAAAGTAACTGAGGTAATGACAAAGAATCCCATTGTGATAGGGTGCAATGATACTGTTGAGAAAGCTGCTGAGATTATGGTGGAAAGAAAAGTTAACCGACTGCCGGTTGTAGAGAACGACAAACTTATTGGTATAATCACAAGAGGCGATATTATAAGAAGTTTTGCAGGTAAGTAA